CACGTGATCGTCGACCACCACATACAGTGCTGTCAGGAGGGTGTTCAGTTCTTTGGTCACACATCGATCTTGAACACCCTCCGCCCCACGTCTCCGCAGCCGCGCCGACCACACCCTTCAAGGAATCACTCATCTAGGGCTTGCGGCGAACCAGCAGGCGGGGGATGTTGACCAGCACCAGGGCGAGGACACCGATGCCCGCGGTGATCGTCAGCAGCAGCATCGGCACGCCGTGGAAGGCGGTCGCGACCACCGTGCCGCCGATCAGCGCGGCCCACGAGTACATGATCAACACGGCGCGGCGCTGCGAATGCCCGATCCGCAGCAGCCGGTGGTGCATGTGCAGCTTGTCCGGCGCCCACGGCGCCCGCCCTGCCCACGTCCTGCGCACGATGGCGAGCAGCACGTCCACGAACGGCACGGCGAGCACGGCCACCGGCAGCAGCAGCGGCAGTACGGCCGGCAGCGGGTTCTGCGCACCGTCGCCGAGCGCGTTGACGTCCACCTGGCCGGTGAGCGTGATGGTGCCCGCGGACAGCAGCAGGCCGATCAGCATCGACCCGGAGTCACCCATGAACAGCTTCGCCGGGTGGAAGTTGTGCGGCAGGAAGCCGACGCACATGCCGACGAGGATCGCCGTGACGAGGGTCGGCGTGGTGGCCCGTTCCAGGCCGTTGACGTACGAGAGCAGCCACGAGTACGAGAAGAACGCCGCCGCCGCGATTCCCGCGATGCCGGCGGCGAGGCCGTCCAGGCCGTCCACGAAGTTGATCGCGTTCATCACCGCGACGACGAGCAGCACGGTGATGATCACGCCGTGGTCGTTGCCGAGGCCGAGCGTCATGCCGGGCAGTGGCAGCCAGAACATCTGGATACCGCTGAGCACCATCACGCCGGCGGCGACCACCTGGCCGGCGAGCTTGGTCAGCGGGTCGAGCGTGAACCGGTCGTCGAGCGCACCGAC
The nucleotide sequence above comes from Streptosporangiales bacterium. Encoded proteins:
- a CDS encoding undecaprenyl/decaprenyl-phosphate alpha-N-acetylglucosaminyl 1-phosphate transferase, whose translation is MREYALTILLVAAATYFSTPLIRRFAVRVKAITEVRDRDVHAIPTPRLGGIAMLIGLGVGLFVAAQLPQLAQVFKDTTWIGVLAGGAIVCLVGALDDRFTLDPLTKLAGQVVAAGVMVLSGIQMFWLPLPGMTLGLGNDHGVIITVLLVVAVMNAINFVDGLDGLAAGIAGIAAAAFFSYSWLLSYVNGLERATTPTLVTAILVGMCVGFLPHNFHPAKLFMGDSGSMLIGLLLSAGTITLTGQVDVNALGDGAQNPLPAVLPLLLPVAVLAVPFVDVLLAIVRRTWAGRAPWAPDKLHMHHRLLRIGHSQRRAVLIMYSWAALIGGTVVATAFHGVPMLLLTITAGIGVLALVLVNIPRLLVRRKP